One window of the Nicotiana tabacum cultivar K326 chromosome 4, ASM71507v2, whole genome shotgun sequence genome contains the following:
- the LOC142180117 gene encoding uncharacterized protein LOC142180117, whose translation MEIQQQYSKTQDFKKPSGRQGYTEKKVQVEQKGCYICGGLHGFMNCPNLKCLSAMVRERKDHPQGESSKTAQLGMIGLCGAVTKQAIQPTNNDNQYVDLTINNKPTRAMMDTRATPNFGIEAATKKLELKLAPTSSHVKTLNAEVQKSRGVDNGVGVKLVTWKGMTNFTVTAMDIFDIILGKEAKHISQLCRLSRGSRRESKFVATIVCLEEDKCFQETLLPCIEKLLEKNKDVIYEELPNQFPPRRKVDYKIELEPEVSTHIFPISYGTARARGAQAPSSALVLFQKKKDGSMRLSIDFQPLNKVTVINKYLILLITHLFDRLGQTKYFTKVDLCKGYYQVRIAEGDEPKIACVTRHGAFEWLVMPFGLTKEPTTFCTLMNKIFHPYHDQFMVVYLDDIVIYSNTLEEHMEHLRKVFQVLRENELYIKKGKCEFAQSKVHFLGQVISNGELRMDEAKERAI comes from the exons AtggagatacaacaacaatactccaAGACACAAGATTTCAAAAAGCCGAGTGGCCGTCAGGGCTACACAGAGAAGAAGGTACAAGTCGAGCAAAAGGGATGCTACATATGCGGAGGGCTGCATGGCTTCATGAATTGTCCCAACCTAAAGTGCCTCAGCGCCATGGTCCGTGAACGGAAGGATCATCCGCAGGGAGAGAGTTCGAAAACCGCACAATTAGGTATGATCGGATTATGTGGTGCTGTCACGAAGCAAGCTATCCAACCTACCAATAATGACAATCAGTATgtggatctcaccatcaacaacaagcccACTCGTGCAATGATGGATACTAGAGCAACTCCTAATTTCGGGATTGAGGCTGCCACAAAGAAACTAGAATTAAAGCTTGCTCCAACTAGCTCTCACGTCAAGACTCTGAATGCCGAGGTGCAAAAATCTCGTGGGGTAGataatggagttggtgtcaaattggtAACTTGGAAAGGTATGACGAACTTTACTGTAACTGCTATGGATATATTTGACATTATACTGGGGaaaga AGCCAAGCACATTTCTCAGCTATGCAGgttgtcaaggggatcaagaagggAGTCAAAGTTTGTGGCAACCATTGTATGTCTGGAGGAAGACAAGTGTTTTCAAGAGACACTGTTGCCTTGCATAGAGAAGTTGCTTGAGAAAAACAAAGATGTCATATATGAGGAGTTGCCTAATCAGTTTCCTCCTAGGCGAAAGGTGGATTacaagattgagttggagccagAGGTATCCACCCACATTTTCCCTATATCGTATGGCACTGCCAGAGCTAGAGGAGCTCAG GCACCTTCTAGTGCACTAGTATTGTTccaaaagaagaaggatggatcgatgcgcTTGTCCATAGACTTCCAGCCACTTAATAAGGTCACAGTGATTAATAAGTACCTGATCCTGCTCATTACTCACTTATTCGATAGACTTGGGCAAAccaagtactttaccaaggtggatctttgcaagggctactaccaggttcGCATTGCAGAAGGGGATGAGCCGAAGATAGCATGTGTGACGAGACatggagcctttgagtggttggtgatgcccttCGGCTTAACCAAAGAACCGaccacattttgcacccttatgaacaagatttTCCATCCCTACCATGATCAATTCATGGTAGTCTACCTAGATGACATAGTCATCTACAGCAATACGTTGGAGGAGCACATGGAGCATttaaggaaggttttccaagtcttgcgGGAGAACGAGCTATACATCAAGAAGGGGAAATGCGAGTTTGCACAATCAAAAGTGCATTTCTTAGGCCAAGTCATTAGCAATGGCGAGCTACGCATGGATGAGGCTAAGGAACGTGCTATCTAG